The Arthrobacter burdickii genomic interval CGCAGAACAGGATGGACCCGAAGATCGCCGTCTCAAAATCCTCAACCGAACTCACCATCGAGCAGTAGAGAAGGACGGCACCCACCAGCAGGCCGCGTGCCAGATTGACGTATCGAGCCAAGAAATAGGACGCAGCAAGGAGGGGGGCCAAGAATGCCGGAGTGTCAGCGTTGGAGTACACCAAGCCGCCCGCCAATTGCAGGGCCGCCACCGCCAGCACGGACAGTATGGTGAACCGGCAGATGAACAGCATCCCTGCGGAGGTCGCGGCGGCCAGAACCAATCCCCAGGGAGCGATCTGAAGGAGCCACACCGCCATCCACGCTCCGCACGTCAGGGCGGCGGTCCATTCGCTTGCCCTGGGCCGAACTAGCCTCATCGTCTGAGCGTAGCCCTTCAGCCCGGCGGTGGCGCCGACCTGAAGGAGGTCAGGGCTCCACCCCGGGTAGGAACGAAAACCTACTTGAGGTGGATGCTGCGGGTGTGCCGCGGACGATGTCCCAGCAGTCTCACCAGAGCAGGCTGGGAGGCAGCAGGCGGACCCACCGCCGTGCAATAAGGAGCTGATCATGAAACTGCTTCCAGTCGCTGCCGTCTCCGCTGCAGCGGCACTGTCCGCCCTCGCATTGTCGGACGCGGCGCTCAATGCGCTCACACCATCCGGAGCGGCACCATGGGATCCTGAAAGTGCATCCGAGCTGATGCTCCGGGCCGTCAACCTACTTCACGGAATCGCGTATCTGCTGCTTGCCGCGGTGCTGATGACGTACCGACGCCAGATCGCCCAGGACAGCAGAGCACTGCCGTGGCTACGGAATATCCTGGCAGGCTGCTACGTAATCCTCGGACTGTTCTTCAGTTTCGCCGGACTGTTCGCACCCCATCTCGACACGGATGCCCCGACATGGATGTTGACGGCGGTCTTCGTACCCTTCCTGGGTTCCTTCATCGTCTCCATCCCACTGGGGCTGCTGCTGCTCAAACATCATCGGATGCAGCTTTCGGGGTGGCTGCTGGCCTCGCCCATCATCGTCCTTCCGCTGACCATCGTGCTTGAGTCGACATCGAGGTGGGCACACCCGGCCTACCTGGAAACCGTGATCAACCTCGGAACTGCGCTTATCAGCGTCGCTGCCACCTCGAGGCGAAGCGCTGACAGCAGCACCCCTGCCCACGCTACTGCCGCCAGGAACGCATAGAAACGGTGCCGCATCAACGACCATCGCTCCCATAACCGACGCAATCGTCCACCGCCCCTGATAACGGGGTTGTGCAGCACCGCCTACATGTAGCAGGGCCTGCTTTCAGCAGGGAAAGTCGCCGACCGAACTCACGCCCAGGCCAAAGAGCAGGGCGTGAGTTTGGTCGGCCCTGGCGGGCTGCTGAGCCAGCTGGCGAAAAATGTCCTCGAGGCCGCGCTTGAGGCAAAGCTGACGGAGCACCTCGTGTACGAGCGCAGGCAGACGCCGAGCGCGGCGAACATGCGCAACGAAACCGGGTGAAGACCGCACTGACCGAAATCGGTCCTGTCAGCAATCGAGGTGCTCGGGACCAGGACGGGTCGCTCGAGCCGGTGATCGTGTCCCAGCGGAAACGATGCCTGGCGATGTCTCGCAACCAATTCTTCGGGTAGGTCCAGGGCTGCAGCTTTGGTGGCTGGAATGGCAGCAGGCCATTCCAGCCAGGTGCGTTGTCCTATCCCGGGACGACTACGTGCCAGAGGTACGTTGTCTACGGGGTTGATTGCGATTCCGGCGGTCTCCAGCGCGTGTGATGAGGAGTGCACCGAGACCACGTCCGATCAATGCCAGTTTTATTGCTCCGGGTTCACTTTCTGCACGGATCTGCGCGACCATGAGCACTACCCCGACCGCTATCAGCAGTGTCGGTACCAGTCTTCTCATCTCAGACCTTTCATATGGTCGTGAACGGGTTGCCGTATCGGCTCAGTTTCATCGAGATGCAGCGAGATGACGGGTGCTGGCCCCATTCGTCCCCAAATAAGGCCTCAATCTTCGCGGGTCCGACGTCGGAGCGGGGGAATCGGCGGCAGGCACGTCACTGAGTTGTTTCATGAACGTGCGGAGGTCGATCATGAGTGTCTTTCTGCCCTGGTGCTGGTGCTGGTGCTCGGGTCAGAGGTGGTTCGCGGGAGGCCTGGTTCGTTGACCTCATCGACCCATTCCAGGTCTCCTGGTTGGCAGTCGAGCACCTTGCACATGGCTTCCAGAGTGCCGAAACGGACCGCCTAAGCTCGTCCGTTTTTCAGGACGGCGACGTTCGCGGGCGTAAGGCTGATCCGGTCGGCGAACTCGCCGACGCTCATTTTTCGCCGGGCAAGTTCCACATCGATGCGTACGCCGATCGGCATCAGATCACCTCGTCAAGCTCGGTGCGGAGCCCGAAGGTCAATAGGGAAGCGGCTGCGATGGCACCGATCATGATGTGGACCAGACGGAAGGCGTCGGTCGAGAACACTGTTCCCCGCCGCACCATCACAAGAATCCTGATTTTCATTGCGTGCCAGTATCCGGAATGTCAGTGGTGGGTCACCTGAACCTACGGCCCTGATCGCGTCGGTTAGCCCAGAGGGCAAAGCGCGGAGGGCCACGGGTTACGCCAGGAAGCAAAGGGTGGAGGTAGCAGGCGTCCCGGTTCCCATGAGGATGCCAATGCTGATGTCTCGGGCGTGAGCGCTTGGACTGGCGGGGATGATGCGGGGTGAGGGTGGCTTACTGATTCAGGAGAGCCGCGGTGGTCAGCACTGTGGCGAACTCTTCGTGGAGGTTGGTGGCGGTTATGACTGAAAGCGTTTCGGCAGGAACCCGGGTGCCGTTCGGAGTGTTTCGGTCGAAGGTGTGCGTGGCGTCGATGGCGAAGTAGGTGTCGTAGCCCAGGTTGCCGGCCATGCGGGCGGTGGTTTCGCAGCAATGGTTGGTTGTGATGCCGCAGATGACGACCTGGGTGATGTCCTGGCTTTGCAGCCAGTGGTGCAGGTCCGGGGTTCCGTAGAAGCTTGAGTTGACGCTTTTGCGTACCAGCAGGTCGGGCTCGCCGGTGAGCATGTCCTTGAAAGCGTGCCCGCGCTGTGAGGGTGAGAGCGGTGAGTCCGGATTCTTGGATTCGTGCTGAACGAAGACCACCGGCCAGTTGTGGTTACGCCATTCCCTCAGGAGCGCAGCGATGTTGTCCTCACACGCAGGATTGTCCCGTTCGCCCCAAAAGGCGGCGTCGTCGAACCCTCGCTGCACGTCGATCACCACAAGGGCGGGCTGACTGAAATGTGGTGGAGGTGTGGCCATAGATGGACGATAACACCCGGGATCTGAGGCGCGAGAGATTCCCAGCCTCCCTAATCGTCGAGCAGCGCCTGCTGCTTTCAGTGATTGCCGAGCAGGATGCCGATTGCTCCCGCCGTGTTGAACGCGCCGTGGAGGAGCGCGCTGCCCAGGTAGTTCTCTGTCTTCTGGAAGTAGTAGCCGATCACCAGGCCGAGTACTGTCGCTACGCCGGCTTGGGCGATCGCGGGACCCAGCGGCTGTCCGAGGAGGATGTTGGGTAGGTGCATGATCCCGAAGGCCAGTGCGGCGACGATGAGCGCCCACGGCACAGGACCTCGGTCGACCCAACGTCGTTTGAGCGGAAGGTGAACACCGACCCTGATGAGCATCTCCTCGGCGAGGCCCACAACGACCCCTTGGAACACGAGCGTCAGCGCGATCGAGAGGACGCCCCCACGAACCCATTCAGGGGCAGCGGCGGAAGCGGTGAGCAGTTCGTCGGCGAGGTTCAGCGTTACCAGAACGACGGCTATCACCACGAACACGGTCGTACCTTGCCGGTGCCAGCCGAGAAGGGAAGGCTGCTCAGGTCCCAGGAAGGGACGCAGGCGTATCCGACACCAGAGCAGCGGGATGAGAAGCATCGGAATGTGCGTGGCGCACGACACGAGGACCCGGAGCGGGGCAACCGGCACCAACCAGATCCCAACAAGAACGCTGACCGTCAGTGCGACGACGTACACCGCGAGCACTTCCAAGAGCGACGGGAACGCCCCCAGTTCGATAGCCGAAGGACTCCCCGGCACCTGCGACGGGTTTAGCGGACGGCTGGTGATCCCCGAACGGCTTCCTGCCGCCCTGGCCGGATCACCGCGATCACCTTCAACGGTTTGCGGGAACGGCCGATCACGCTCAGCCATGAAGCACCCCGTCATAGGCTGCACTGCGCATTCCACTCATTCCACTGATCCCACAGGCCTCATCAGCACTCCCATGAGCTCCACCAGGTGCTCCGCCCAGTGTTCTGTCAGGTCCACCACCCGTCGTGTACTCACCCATGATTGCCCCTCCCGCGGCCGACGTCGTTGCATCAGGTCATGTTCTATTCTCACGATTGAGAAAGTACCAGCAAGTGTATGGCGCGCCGGCCCGCTCAGGTGTATGTTCTCATTTGTAAGAAAGGTCATGTCCCTGCTTCCAGAAAGAGAACAACGACCGATGTTCCGCTCCGACCGCAAAGCCCTTGTGGCGTTCTTCGTCCTTACCTACGTCCTGTCATGGACCATTTGGGCCACGGCCCTGGCCTTCCAGAACGGTCTCCTCGACTGGAGACTGCCGGGGGACCCCCTGTCATACCTGGCGGTCACTGTTGCGGCTCTGACGATCACTGCACTGTCAGCAGGGTCGAAGGGTGTGAAGGATCTTTTCCGGCGGATGATCCTGTGGCGGGTGCACGTCAAGTGGTACCTCGCCGCGCTGCTGATCCCCGGCATCCCCGCCGTGGTCGCGATGGTGACCTACGCCGCGCTCGGTGGCAGCCACGACGTCGGGGCGTTGGTGCCGGCGTCCGCGATCGTGCCGCTGCTGCTCACCCAGACGCTGCTGCATCTGCTCACGGAGGAGCTCGGCTGGCGTGGTTTCGCCCTGCCACGGTTGCGCGCCCGGTTCGGATCGTTGGTCGCGGGGGTGGTGTTGGGGCTGCTCTGGGGGGCATGGCATATTCCAATGTTCTTCGTGGCGGGTACCAGGCAGACGTATCCGTTCCTGGGCTTCGTGGTCCTGATCGTCTCGATCAGCGTGATCATGACGTGGATCTTCGACCGGACTCGGGGCAGCATCCTGATCGCGGCCCTGTTCCACGCCGCGATGAATACCTGGTGGGCTGCCACGAACCTGCTGTGGGGCGCTACCTCACTGTTCTGGATCTTCGTCGTCGCGACCGCCGCGACGGCCGTAGTCGTCGCGCTGGTGCAGCGCCGCGGCCAGGAAGCGACACTGCTGCCGCAGGCAGCAACGTCAGCCGCCAGCGCCTACTGAGAACCACAGCACGATCTCGCCCACAGCACTGCCTTGCCCACTGCGCCGCCTCGCCCGCAGCACTGACCAACCGTCAGCGACGTGCCTGTGTCTGTGCTTCTGGAGAGAATCCCTGGCCCGTATGAATCCGCTGTTGATCGAAAGGAAGATCGCCACATGTCGCGGAAGTTGAGATTGTTCCTCGTTATCTCGTTGGGGTGGGCGGCGCTGGTAGGCGCAGGCCTCTTCGTCACCGGCACGCCACTGGATTCCCTTCCGGGGGTGATCGTCATGGCCGTGCTGTATATGCCCTCTCCCTTCGTTGCCGCGCTGATCGCCGAGCGGGGCATCCGACGGGACCGCTTCAGCTTTCCCCAGGGCGGCATCAGGGGAGTAGTCACCTTCCTGCTCGCACCGGTGGCTGCGATTTTCGCCTTCGTGCTCCTCTACCTGGTTGCTGTTCTCATCGGAGGTGAACTTCTGGGCGTTCCGCTGTTCGGCGGTCTCGCCACCACCCAAGCGGAACTCGTGAAGGGGGCCGCCGGACTGCTCGGGGAAGCCGCGGTGGAGGCTGCCGGCCCGCCACCCCCGGCCATTGT includes:
- a CDS encoding cysteine hydrolase family protein; the protein is MATPPPHFSQPALVVIDVQRGFDDAAFWGERDNPACEDNIAALLREWRNHNWPVVFVQHESKNPDSPLSPSQRGHAFKDMLTGEPDLLVRKSVNSSFYGTPDLHHWLQSQDITQVVICGITTNHCCETTARMAGNLGYDTYFAIDATHTFDRNTPNGTRVPAETLSVITATNLHEEFATVLTTAALLNQ
- a CDS encoding CPBP family intramembrane glutamic endopeptidase; translation: MAERDRPFPQTVEGDRGDPARAAGSRSGITSRPLNPSQVPGSPSAIELGAFPSLLEVLAVYVVALTVSVLVGIWLVPVAPLRVLVSCATHIPMLLIPLLWCRIRLRPFLGPEQPSLLGWHRQGTTVFVVIAVVLVTLNLADELLTASAAAPEWVRGGVLSIALTLVFQGVVVGLAEEMLIRVGVHLPLKRRWVDRGPVPWALIVAALAFGIMHLPNILLGQPLGPAIAQAGVATVLGLVIGYYFQKTENYLGSALLHGAFNTAGAIGILLGNH
- a CDS encoding CPBP family intramembrane glutamic endopeptidase, with amino-acid sequence MFRSDRKALVAFFVLTYVLSWTIWATALAFQNGLLDWRLPGDPLSYLAVTVAALTITALSAGSKGVKDLFRRMILWRVHVKWYLAALLIPGIPAVVAMVTYAALGGSHDVGALVPASAIVPLLLTQTLLHLLTEELGWRGFALPRLRARFGSLVAGVVLGLLWGAWHIPMFFVAGTRQTYPFLGFVVLIVSISVIMTWIFDRTRGSILIAALFHAAMNTWWAATNLLWGATSLFWIFVVATAATAVVVALVQRRGQEATLLPQAATSAASAY